A region of Planococcus sp. MSAK28401 DNA encodes the following proteins:
- a CDS encoding GNAT family N-acetyltransferase gives MMDIRKALAQDATGIRSVCAAGNRSTYPGLLPQHEIERVIEKFYNEQRILGEIHNTSQDWNGWFVAVENGEVIGAGGGGFTDKTVAEVYVLYLDPDRKYQGIGTKLLEAITQDQLAHGAQTQWVAVAKGNGMAIPFYEARGFVFQSEEAAYDMPEGENQRSLRYKRNI, from the coding sequence ATAATGGACATCCGGAAAGCATTAGCACAAGACGCGACGGGCATTCGTTCAGTGTGCGCAGCCGGCAACCGCAGCACTTACCCGGGCTTATTGCCGCAACACGAAATCGAACGCGTCATCGAGAAGTTTTATAACGAACAACGCATTTTGGGTGAAATCCACAATACCAGCCAAGACTGGAACGGCTGGTTTGTAGCAGTGGAAAACGGAGAAGTAATTGGAGCGGGCGGTGGCGGCTTCACCGATAAAACCGTAGCGGAAGTCTATGTTCTCTATTTGGATCCGGACCGCAAATATCAAGGCATCGGCACGAAACTGCTGGAAGCAATCACACAAGACCAGCTAGCCCATGGTGCCCAAACGCAATGGGTAGCGGTCGCAAAAGGCAATGGGATGGCGATTCCGTTTTACGAAGCACGCGGCTTTGTGTTTCAATCCGAGGAAGCGGCTTACGATATGCCCGAAGGCGAAAACCAGCGCTCGCTTCGGTATAAGCGCAATATCTAA
- a CDS encoding LCP family glycopolymer transferase translates to MKKKRKWPKYLLIGFLLLLLVGGVYAYNVYSNFSTTLDTIHEPVDRKTPSVKRTDIVEFDEQDPFSVLLLGVDEREDDRGRSDTMVVMTINPATESTKMVSIPRDTYTEIIGRGTTDKINHAYAFGGIEMSMDTTENLLDIPIDYVVQVNMEGFEDIVDAVDGVTVNNSLAFDGFQEGEIDLNGEEALDFVRMRYEDPRGDFGRQDRQKQVIQGVMKKGVSINSLWNYKDIFDALGQNVRTNMTFDDMVDVQRNYQDAVMNVDQMIVEDGYGETINGIWYYIMDDAELAEIQSTLKEHLELDEATE, encoded by the coding sequence ATGAAAAAGAAACGCAAATGGCCCAAGTACTTATTGATTGGCTTTTTACTATTGTTACTCGTCGGGGGCGTTTACGCCTATAATGTCTACTCGAATTTCTCGACGACACTTGACACTATCCATGAGCCTGTCGACCGCAAGACCCCATCCGTCAAACGGACAGACATCGTCGAATTTGATGAGCAAGATCCGTTTTCGGTGCTGCTGCTCGGTGTCGATGAACGAGAAGACGACCGTGGCCGATCCGATACAATGGTCGTCATGACGATCAACCCGGCAACAGAATCAACGAAGATGGTCTCAATTCCACGTGACACCTACACTGAAATCATTGGACGCGGCACAACAGACAAGATTAACCACGCTTATGCGTTCGGCGGCATTGAAATGTCGATGGATACGACCGAAAACTTGCTTGATATTCCAATTGACTATGTGGTTCAAGTCAATATGGAAGGGTTTGAAGATATCGTCGATGCAGTCGATGGTGTCACCGTGAACAACTCCCTTGCATTCGATGGATTCCAGGAAGGCGAAATCGATTTGAACGGCGAAGAAGCACTGGATTTTGTCCGCATGCGTTATGAAGATCCACGCGGTGACTTTGGCCGCCAAGATCGCCAAAAACAAGTGATCCAAGGAGTTATGAAAAAAGGCGTATCCATTAACAGTCTCTGGAACTACAAAGACATTTTTGACGCCCTTGGACAAAACGTCCGCACCAATATGACCTTCGATGACATGGTCGACGTTCAACGCAATTATCAGGATGCTGTCATGAACGTTGACCAAATGATCGTCGAAGACGGTTACGGCGAAACCATCAATGGTATTTGGTATTATATTATGGACGATGCAGAACTCGCAGAAATCCAATCGACGTTGAAAGAGCATTTGGAATTGGACGAAGCAACCGAATAA
- a CDS encoding addiction module toxin RelE yields the protein MYKLQWTEHSANDYKSLDGDQKVFVNKALDRIRLRGMQAGEALHGNLAGCNKLKNNQKGLRLIFREVNGEMQLIEIVIIGKRDKKKVYKEAENRL from the coding sequence TTGTACAAACTTCAATGGACAGAGCACTCCGCAAATGATTACAAATCGCTGGACGGGGATCAAAAAGTGTTCGTCAACAAAGCCCTCGATCGCATTCGATTGCGAGGTATGCAAGCGGGCGAAGCATTACATGGAAACTTAGCGGGCTGCAATAAATTGAAGAATAATCAAAAAGGCCTTCGTTTGATTTTTAGGGAAGTAAATGGCGAAATGCAATTGATTGAAATTGTCATCATAGGCAAACGGGATAAGAAGAAAGTATACAAAGAAGCTGAAAATCGGCTTTAA
- a CDS encoding patatin-like phospholipase family protein — MKKILSIDGGGIRGILPAMMLCELERRTGKPVSEQFDIFVGTSTGAILALGLLVPDGKKPRYTANDILKLYETEAERMFRKSFLHRSFGVVGRFLHTQYSHQEFEKVLKHYFKQLKLSDLLQPAVIPSYDIHGRHAHFFKSTVINLNKRQPDSEIRHIIRAATAAPSYFAPAKIPEYPKAAFIDGGVFANDPGLSAYTEGLELYGGEEEDFLLVSLGTGEAQREVEVTGWRAWFHYGWARSLLKVMMDGSSDSVDHQLRHLLKDEGIDQRYFRFQEKLPADDSGIEQLDRVTPENLARLRRVGQRMIETQSAELDKLCRLL; from the coding sequence ATGAAGAAGATTCTATCGATCGATGGGGGAGGCATACGGGGGATTTTGCCGGCGATGATGCTGTGTGAACTGGAGCGGCGGACAGGGAAACCCGTCTCCGAACAATTCGATATCTTCGTAGGCACTTCAACCGGCGCGATCCTGGCACTCGGCCTCTTGGTGCCGGACGGCAAAAAGCCGCGCTACACAGCAAATGACATCCTCAAATTATACGAAACAGAAGCTGAGCGCATGTTCCGGAAATCCTTCCTTCACCGTTCGTTCGGTGTTGTCGGCCGTTTTCTTCATACTCAGTACAGCCATCAAGAATTTGAAAAAGTCCTCAAGCATTACTTCAAGCAATTGAAATTATCCGACTTGCTCCAGCCAGCCGTCATCCCGAGCTATGATATCCACGGCCGGCATGCCCATTTTTTCAAAAGCACCGTCATCAATTTGAATAAACGCCAGCCCGACAGTGAGATTCGCCACATCATTCGGGCAGCTACTGCTGCGCCGAGTTATTTCGCGCCGGCGAAGATTCCGGAGTATCCGAAAGCCGCGTTCATCGACGGTGGCGTGTTCGCCAATGACCCAGGGCTAAGCGCTTACACCGAAGGACTCGAACTCTACGGAGGCGAAGAAGAAGATTTTCTGCTCGTGTCGCTCGGTACCGGGGAAGCGCAGCGCGAAGTGGAAGTGACCGGTTGGCGCGCATGGTTCCATTACGGCTGGGCACGTTCGTTGTTGAAAGTCATGATGGACGGCAGTTCCGACTCGGTCGACCATCAGCTGCGCCACCTGTTGAAAGATGAAGGAATTGATCAGCGTTATTTTCGCTTCCAGGAAAAACTGCCCGCAGACGATTCGGGCATTGAACAGCTCGACCGCGTTACGCCTGAAAACCTCGCACGGCTTCGACGGGTCGGGCAGCGGATGATTGAAACGCAAAGCGCTGAACTCGATAAATTGTGCCGCTTGTTATGA
- a CDS encoding GNAT family N-acetyltransferase, translating to MMIEYESRHRETVLRLLSHLPSARKGVPTQQILSTYERLPDRRLYVWMENEKVIGVIGIHIQKQTFAVHHIAVHPSLRNQGIGSSLIQAVQEEHISQAMCSTQETKDFLDSCWHKQSQFS from the coding sequence ATGATGATCGAATACGAATCACGCCACCGGGAAACTGTATTGCGCTTGCTTTCCCATTTACCATCGGCCCGTAAAGGAGTTCCTACCCAACAAATATTGAGCACCTACGAAAGGCTGCCGGATCGCCGACTATATGTATGGATGGAAAATGAAAAAGTGATTGGAGTGATTGGCATCCACATACAAAAACAGACTTTCGCTGTCCATCACATCGCTGTTCATCCTTCCCTCCGCAATCAGGGAATCGGCAGTTCACTGATTCAAGCCGTTCAAGAAGAACATATTTCCCAGGCAATGTGCTCCACTCAAGAGACGAAGGATTTTCTGGACAGTTGCTGGCACAAGCAATCTCAATTTAGTTGA
- a CDS encoding helix-turn-helix domain-containing protein, with the protein MKIMDAALPEESIHLAVEQSPVWEWIVGIAGYTHGQLRHTFEMDEEWNEDAERMPASLHDSLAKIQETNLWYGLLLLQNEFGARSIDEFAERLTGMSDEQFYDVLLPYHSRSAEVLRKETAQRPNDDALWVQYADLFEGHAYLGGYVRELHKHSKAQLSELFFTVLNGWQNWMAEKSFIAKWLQALVFEEKQHRGLESAKAASEIKRVAGADYAPEPSIWSVKLIPHVSYRPWLLTIRTADVKLFFYPVSEQHLLAPGVPPNELIQGHKALGDELRLQLLHHLRQGPASLQELSGQFAISKTTLHHQLALLKAAKFVQVEKGVYSIRLDQLEAFSRQLTRYLGLDE; encoded by the coding sequence ATGAAGATTATGGATGCTGCTTTACCGGAAGAGTCGATTCATCTAGCTGTCGAACAGTCGCCGGTGTGGGAATGGATTGTCGGAATTGCGGGCTATACGCACGGGCAATTGCGCCATACGTTTGAGATGGATGAGGAATGGAACGAGGATGCGGAAAGAATGCCTGCTTCTTTGCACGATTCCTTGGCGAAGATTCAAGAGACGAATTTATGGTATGGCCTGCTTTTACTACAAAATGAGTTTGGGGCTCGTTCTATTGATGAATTTGCTGAGCGGTTGACGGGTATGTCTGATGAGCAGTTTTATGATGTCCTGCTCCCTTACCATAGCCGGTCGGCGGAAGTGTTGCGCAAAGAGACGGCGCAGCGGCCAAACGATGATGCCTTATGGGTACAGTATGCGGATTTGTTTGAAGGGCACGCTTATCTTGGGGGCTATGTGCGCGAACTCCACAAACATTCGAAAGCCCAGCTCAGTGAATTGTTTTTCACGGTGTTGAACGGATGGCAGAATTGGATGGCCGAAAAATCGTTTATTGCGAAATGGCTACAGGCTCTTGTCTTTGAAGAAAAGCAGCATCGCGGGCTCGAGTCGGCGAAAGCCGCGAGCGAAATCAAGCGCGTGGCGGGTGCCGACTATGCGCCGGAGCCTTCCATTTGGTCGGTGAAACTGATTCCCCATGTGTCGTATCGGCCCTGGCTGCTGACGATTCGCACCGCTGATGTGAAGTTGTTTTTCTATCCGGTCAGCGAACAGCACCTGCTCGCCCCTGGAGTGCCGCCGAATGAATTGATCCAAGGGCATAAAGCGCTTGGCGATGAACTGCGTTTGCAGCTATTACATCACTTGCGACAAGGCCCCGCTTCCCTTCAAGAGCTCAGCGGCCAGTTCGCCATCTCCAAGACGACCTTGCATCACCAGCTGGCTTTATTGAAAGCGGCGAAATTCGTTCAAGTGGAGAAAGGCGTTTATTCAATCCGGTTGGATCAGCTCGAGGCGTTTTCCAGACAATTGACCCGTTATTTGGGCCTGGATGAGTGA
- a CDS encoding bifunctional 2',3'-cyclic-nucleotide 2'-phosphodiesterase/3'-nucleotidase, whose protein sequence is MSKKLSLTLAASVLALGSLTAGAPAIAAGDYHEVVKDKAPKTVKGNGQSYKERMDKWKKNGGKPKEVELQILGTSDLHTNFVNYDYYRDAKSNSLSLAKTGVLIEDAREENPNSLLFDNGDLIQGTPFGGYKVNVDPLEDDELHPAYAALESLDFDASTLGNHEFNFGLDYLDNALEEASFPVLNANVYDAETGKNRYTPYAIMDKEVKDRKGKKHTIQVGVIGVVAPGIMGWDRAHLEGEVIAEDAADTVEKFIPEVKKAGADVVVVLSHSGMGDETHTDKEDDITYQLTEVEGVDAIITGHNHDVFPGSFSELENVDQEKGTINGVPVVMPGKFGSHLGVIDLTLEPRGKKWRITNGEAELRAIDSTTDEVAEQVIEAVKETHEGTVEYIRSPVGETTAPINSYFSLVQDDPSVQIVNNAQLWYAEQQLAGTENADLPLLSAAAPFKAGGRNGGDYYTNIETGEIAIKNVADLYVYDNTVFVLKLTGADLKEWLEMSAGQFKQIDPTATGEQTFINDNYRTYNFDVIDGVTYDIDITEPAKYDGEGAVVNEGAERIENLQYEGTAIDPNQEFLVVTNNYRASGNFPGVRNGTESIDFAYENRQAIQDYILEVGTIDPSADGNWQFAPVAGNPNLVFETSNSAKSLAECEPAIQYIEVTQNGFAKYGYTIQ, encoded by the coding sequence ATGAGCAAGAAACTATCCTTGACGCTCGCCGCTTCGGTGTTGGCGCTTGGCAGTTTAACGGCAGGAGCTCCGGCGATTGCTGCGGGGGATTATCACGAAGTGGTGAAAGACAAAGCGCCAAAAACCGTGAAAGGCAATGGGCAAAGCTACAAAGAACGCATGGACAAATGGAAAAAGAACGGCGGCAAGCCGAAAGAAGTGGAACTGCAGATTCTCGGCACCTCAGATTTACATACAAATTTCGTCAACTACGATTATTACCGTGACGCTAAATCCAATTCATTATCGCTTGCGAAAACCGGCGTTTTGATTGAAGATGCACGCGAAGAAAACCCGAACAGTTTGTTGTTCGATAACGGCGACTTGATCCAAGGCACTCCGTTCGGCGGATATAAAGTCAACGTCGACCCGCTCGAAGACGACGAGTTGCACCCGGCATATGCTGCGCTTGAATCGCTTGATTTCGATGCATCGACACTCGGCAACCACGAGTTCAACTTCGGCCTCGATTATCTCGATAACGCATTGGAAGAAGCATCGTTCCCAGTATTGAACGCCAATGTGTACGATGCAGAAACGGGCAAGAACCGTTACACGCCGTACGCAATCATGGATAAAGAAGTCAAGGACCGCAAAGGCAAAAAGCACACAATCCAAGTCGGCGTCATCGGCGTTGTAGCGCCTGGCATCATGGGCTGGGACCGCGCGCATCTTGAAGGGGAAGTCATCGCAGAAGATGCAGCCGACACCGTGGAGAAATTCATTCCAGAAGTGAAGAAAGCGGGAGCGGATGTCGTGGTCGTTCTTTCCCACTCCGGAATGGGCGATGAAACCCATACCGATAAAGAAGATGACATCACGTATCAATTGACCGAAGTGGAAGGCGTGGATGCGATCATCACAGGCCATAACCACGACGTGTTCCCGGGATCGTTCAGCGAGCTCGAAAATGTTGATCAGGAAAAAGGCACGATCAACGGCGTCCCTGTCGTCATGCCTGGTAAATTTGGCAGCCATCTCGGCGTCATCGATTTGACGCTGGAGCCGCGTGGCAAGAAATGGCGCATCACGAACGGGGAAGCGGAACTGCGCGCCATTGATTCCACGACTGATGAAGTGGCAGAGCAAGTGATCGAAGCGGTAAAAGAAACGCACGAAGGCACAGTGGAATACATCCGCAGCCCTGTCGGCGAAACAACAGCACCGATCAATAGCTATTTCTCACTCGTGCAAGATGACCCATCCGTGCAGATCGTCAACAATGCACAACTTTGGTACGCCGAGCAGCAACTCGCTGGAACGGAAAACGCAGATCTTCCATTACTATCCGCAGCAGCGCCGTTTAAAGCAGGCGGGCGCAACGGCGGCGATTATTACACTAATATCGAAACCGGCGAAATCGCTATCAAAAACGTCGCGGACCTTTATGTCTATGACAACACTGTCTTCGTTCTGAAATTAACCGGCGCAGACCTCAAAGAATGGCTCGAAATGTCGGCTGGCCAGTTCAAGCAAATCGACCCGACCGCAACGGGCGAACAAACATTCATCAATGACAACTACCGTACGTATAACTTCGATGTCATCGACGGCGTCACATACGATATCGATATCACGGAGCCGGCGAAATACGACGGAGAAGGCGCAGTTGTTAATGAAGGCGCCGAACGCATCGAGAATCTTCAATACGAAGGAACAGCGATAGACCCGAACCAGGAATTCCTCGTTGTGACGAACAATTACCGGGCGAGCGGAAACTTCCCAGGTGTCCGCAATGGGACTGAATCGATCGACTTTGCTTACGAGAACCGTCAAGCAATCCAAGACTATATTTTAGAAGTCGGCACAATCGATCCATCGGCGGATGGCAACTGGCAATTTGCGCCCGTAGCAGGCAACCCGAACCTTGTGTTCGAAACCTCAAACTCAGCAAAAAGCCTGGCAGAATGCGAGCCAGCCATCCAGTATATCGAAGTCACACAAAACGGCTTCGCGAAATACGGCTACACGATCCAGTAA
- a CDS encoding VOC family protein, translating into MITKIGQVMVYVRDQDAAVTFWTEKMGFTVLHDKENEGMRWIEIAPREDAETSIVLHDKNLLEQMDTGLSLETSSLLFYASNFEQLRNELAEKGVTVGDIVAMPTGRTFNFADAEDNYFAVLESN; encoded by the coding sequence ATGATTACAAAAATCGGGCAGGTCATGGTGTATGTGCGTGATCAGGACGCAGCAGTGACGTTTTGGACGGAGAAGATGGGTTTTACGGTCTTACATGACAAAGAAAACGAGGGCATGCGGTGGATCGAAATTGCGCCTCGGGAAGATGCGGAGACGAGCATCGTGCTGCACGACAAGAATTTACTCGAACAGATGGATACCGGTTTAAGTTTAGAGACGTCGTCGCTATTGTTTTACGCGAGTAATTTCGAACAGCTGCGCAACGAGTTGGCTGAAAAAGGCGTCACGGTCGGTGACATTGTCGCGATGCCGACGGGCCGGACCTTCAATTTTGCGGATGCAGAAGACAATTATTTCGCAGTGCTGGAGTCGAATTGA
- a CDS encoding acyltransferase, which yields MARRYGYMDWMRVFAIITVVGVHVASKIINNYTTGDWEWHYANAIDSALRWCVPIFFMLSGALLLTRDSKEPIGEFLRKRLGKVLLPLVFWSAVYLAYNIFQLGEEYTPSQMLGAFLSDDIYFHLWFLYIITGLYLMAPFLRILVKHMDKTMFHYFFAFWFLFSAAAPIFTRVTGYEVAFAGELFAPYIGYFLLGAYLVMYPLPKRWLPTLGVLAIIGYAVTLYGTVSANAGREAGDFDDFYYEHYYPHAIFVSLFVFVAFQQLGKNLKSTLLITRISTATFGVYIIHPLIQTYLNRLVNFNETTLNVGIGVPLSWIVIFILSYIIIRLMQKTPVVRRLVP from the coding sequence ATGGCACGGAGATACGGCTATATGGACTGGATGCGGGTGTTCGCGATCATTACGGTCGTCGGCGTCCACGTCGCATCGAAAATCATCAATAATTACACAACAGGCGATTGGGAATGGCATTACGCAAACGCGATCGACAGCGCACTTCGCTGGTGCGTGCCGATTTTCTTCATGCTGAGCGGCGCATTGCTCCTCACGCGCGACAGCAAAGAACCAATCGGCGAATTTCTTCGCAAGCGGCTCGGCAAAGTCTTGTTGCCGCTCGTGTTCTGGAGCGCCGTTTACTTGGCTTATAATATTTTTCAACTCGGAGAGGAATACACACCCAGTCAAATGCTCGGCGCTTTCCTCTCGGACGATATTTACTTCCATCTTTGGTTTCTCTACATCATTACGGGGCTATATTTGATGGCGCCGTTTCTGCGCATCCTCGTTAAGCATATGGACAAGACAATGTTCCATTATTTCTTCGCGTTCTGGTTTTTGTTCTCGGCTGCGGCACCAATCTTCACGCGCGTGACAGGGTATGAAGTCGCTTTCGCTGGAGAATTGTTCGCGCCGTATATCGGTTATTTCTTACTCGGCGCCTATCTCGTGATGTACCCGCTGCCAAAGCGCTGGCTTCCGACGCTCGGGGTCCTCGCAATTATTGGCTACGCGGTTACGCTATACGGTACGGTCTCGGCCAATGCCGGGCGTGAAGCCGGCGATTTCGATGACTTTTACTACGAGCATTATTACCCGCACGCTATCTTTGTTTCGTTATTCGTTTTCGTAGCGTTCCAGCAGCTCGGCAAAAACTTGAAATCGACGCTGCTCATTACGCGCATCAGCACGGCAACGTTTGGCGTATACATTATCCACCCGCTGATTCAGACCTATTTGAACCGATTGGTTAATTTCAACGAAACGACCCTTAATGTGGGAATCGGTGTGCCTTTATCGTGGATCGTCATCTTCATCCTGTCGTATATCATCATCCGCCTGATGCAGAAGACGCCGGTAGTGAGACGGCTAGTGCCATAG
- a CDS encoding glycosyltransferase: MIPYEAVDKESSLRANGKVQKIALVHKHMKAGGVEALIVRMARWLADNGYQVCVYLYSSGGPLLKHLQQIDGLKVIVRDNGKEPPLALSVFHQLVRSEKYDLAYSFSPSSLLLSYALPAHVRLSGVYQPELYKLERNKKVIRALKTIDKDFHQKLVFMNPTVRRYTARALEAKVPEQFMPPPIEQAGHEVDYGSPHSRRIVSVGAIQAFTTHYAQVIELMEELIQIDPEFTYHIYGDGPDEARLRKSISESEAKDHIFLHSMPKGGWMEDVVKDCFCFIGSGAMMIQACSSGVPGITSRANDAEALSEGYFHDLPPYEVGESYWEAPETYEIGELVKNLLVSENAYRKTAERCKLKARQFEIDAVMNEFLVLVNNKIQ; encoded by the coding sequence ATGATTCCATATGAAGCAGTTGATAAGGAAAGCTCTCTAAGGGCGAACGGGAAAGTCCAAAAAATCGCCCTCGTCCATAAGCATATGAAAGCAGGCGGCGTCGAGGCATTGATCGTCCGCATGGCGCGCTGGCTTGCAGATAACGGCTATCAAGTTTGTGTTTATCTCTATAGCAGCGGAGGCCCTCTCTTGAAGCATCTCCAACAAATCGACGGGCTCAAAGTCATCGTCCGCGACAATGGCAAAGAACCGCCGCTCGCCTTATCGGTGTTTCATCAGCTCGTGCGTTCCGAGAAATACGATTTGGCCTATTCGTTCAGCCCGTCCAGTTTGCTGTTGTCGTATGCTTTGCCCGCGCATGTGCGTTTATCGGGTGTCTACCAGCCAGAACTGTATAAGCTCGAACGCAATAAAAAAGTCATTCGTGCCTTGAAAACAATCGACAAAGACTTTCATCAGAAATTGGTGTTCATGAACCCGACCGTCCGGCGCTATACAGCCCGTGCGCTCGAGGCAAAAGTGCCGGAACAATTCATGCCGCCGCCGATTGAACAAGCGGGACATGAAGTTGATTACGGCAGCCCACACTCGAGGCGCATCGTCTCGGTCGGGGCGATTCAAGCTTTCACGACCCATTACGCACAAGTCATTGAATTGATGGAAGAGCTTATCCAAATTGATCCGGAGTTCACTTACCATATATACGGGGATGGGCCGGACGAAGCGCGCTTGCGGAAAAGCATCAGTGAATCCGAAGCGAAAGACCATATCTTTCTTCATTCGATGCCAAAAGGCGGCTGGATGGAAGACGTAGTCAAAGACTGCTTTTGTTTTATCGGCTCCGGTGCCATGATGATCCAAGCCTGCAGCTCGGGCGTTCCGGGAATCACATCCCGCGCGAATGACGCAGAAGCCTTGTCTGAAGGGTATTTTCACGACTTGCCGCCTTATGAAGTGGGTGAATCTTACTGGGAAGCGCCAGAAACGTATGAAATCGGCGAGTTGGTAAAGAATCTGCTGGTGTCGGAAAATGCTTACCGCAAAACAGCGGAGCGCTGCAAACTAAAAGCACGTCAATTTGAAATCGATGCGGTGATGAATGAATTTCTTGTTTTAGTAAATAATAAAATTCAATAA
- a CDS encoding dTDP-glucose 4,6-dehydratase, with the protein MRTILVTGGNGFLGSRFIHELLVKYPAYQVVAIDHEVENVPELLRPLAACKRYAFHQIDIRNRDAVEQVFEHYEISEVVHFAAKTHVGESMRNPGIFAETNVLGTFHVLDAARKQWMDGPFEPKAAYRDSRFMHISTDQVYGPRADGFADETYKYDPISPYAASKASSDLMVSGFHESYGMDTVILQATNVFGPHQQDDKLIPIILQKALSDSTIPVYSGGEDVHDWLYIDDFWRAADTVFHLGDAGETYLAGGNAPLKTLEIVEQICESLDRHFPGNESYQNRIRFVEPAGGAKAPHRFAVSADKLKQQLEFAPETGFDQGIRETIEWMLSKKRLWEVV; encoded by the coding sequence ATGAGAACGATATTAGTGACGGGAGGAAACGGCTTTTTAGGATCGCGCTTTATCCACGAATTATTGGTTAAATACCCAGCCTACCAAGTAGTGGCGATTGACCATGAAGTGGAGAACGTTCCTGAATTATTGCGGCCGTTAGCTGCGTGCAAACGCTATGCGTTCCACCAAATCGATATCCGCAATAGAGATGCGGTCGAACAAGTATTTGAGCATTACGAAATCAGCGAAGTCGTCCATTTTGCGGCAAAAACGCATGTCGGCGAATCGATGCGCAATCCAGGCATCTTTGCAGAAACCAATGTGCTCGGCACGTTCCATGTGCTCGATGCCGCCCGCAAGCAGTGGATGGACGGCCCATTTGAACCGAAAGCGGCATACAGAGACTCTCGATTTATGCATATTTCAACGGATCAGGTATACGGGCCGAGAGCAGACGGTTTTGCGGACGAAACGTATAAATACGACCCGATCAGCCCGTATGCTGCAAGCAAGGCGAGTTCGGATTTGATGGTCAGCGGATTCCACGAAAGCTACGGGATGGATACGGTCATCTTGCAGGCGACGAATGTCTTCGGCCCGCATCAGCAAGACGACAAGCTCATTCCAATCATTTTGCAAAAAGCCTTGTCCGATAGCACCATTCCCGTTTATTCAGGAGGGGAAGATGTCCACGACTGGCTTTATATTGATGACTTTTGGCGTGCTGCCGATACCGTCTTCCATCTAGGAGACGCTGGCGAGACCTATCTCGCTGGAGGCAATGCACCGCTCAAGACGCTCGAGATTGTGGAACAAATCTGCGAATCGCTCGACCGTCATTTCCCGGGAAATGAAAGCTATCAAAATCGCATCCGTTTTGTGGAACCGGCAGGCGGGGCCAAGGCACCTCATCGATTTGCAGTTTCTGCAGATAAATTGAAACAACAGCTCGAGTTCGCTCCTGAGACCGGTTTTGACCAAGGCATCCGCGAAACGATCGAATGGATGCTTTCGAAAAAGCGGCTATGGGAAGTGGTCTGA
- a CDS encoding C40 family peptidase produces the protein MKKAFFTLLAAGALVFSSSATDAQNTAQAQQPQTEVAQKASEPAIVQVSNSTYKFKYATNVRRDAGTSHGVIRVASKGATATVTKSASIGSGTWFKVRTGGTHGWVHSSLVTKSSGSGVVQASAKTASVSSSAVVSQALALKGIPYRFGGTTRAGFDCSGFVQYAFKQAGKSVSRTTLSQYAQSYKVSSPRPGDLVFFANTYRPGISHVGIYIGNNQFVHSGGSKAEVKSLNGPYWGAKFHSFRRF, from the coding sequence ATGAAAAAAGCATTCTTTACACTACTAGCAGCAGGCGCATTGGTATTTTCTAGTTCAGCTACAGACGCACAAAATACAGCACAAGCACAACAGCCACAGACAGAAGTCGCACAGAAAGCATCTGAGCCAGCGATCGTTCAAGTTTCCAACAGCACATACAAATTCAAATACGCTACAAACGTCCGCAGAGATGCTGGCACAAGCCACGGTGTGATCCGAGTTGCTTCTAAAGGCGCAACTGCAACAGTTACTAAATCTGCTTCAATCGGAAGCGGCACATGGTTCAAAGTTCGCACAGGCGGAACTCACGGTTGGGTACATAGCTCACTCGTTACAAAATCATCAGGTTCTGGCGTTGTCCAGGCTTCTGCTAAAACAGCAAGCGTTTCTTCTTCAGCAGTTGTTTCTCAAGCACTAGCGCTTAAAGGCATCCCGTACCGTTTCGGCGGCACAACAAGAGCTGGGTTTGACTGCTCAGGATTTGTACAATACGCATTCAAACAAGCAGGCAAAAGCGTTTCACGCACAACGCTTTCTCAATATGCTCAGTCTTACAAAGTTTCAAGCCCACGCCCAGGAGACTTGGTCTTCTTCGCGAACACTTACCGCCCAGGTATCTCACACGTTGGGATCTACATCGGGAACAACCAGTTTGTACACTCTGGCGGTTCTAAAGCAGAAGTGAAAAGCTTGAACGGCCCTTACTGGGGAGCTAAATTCCACAGCTTCAGACGTTTCTAA